The genomic window CTCGGCCCTCCAGGGCCGCCAGGAGGGCCGAACACCAGCACCGCGGTGGCCGCGACGAGGGGCACGGGCAGCAGCAGCCTGCTGCGGACCGGCCCCCAGCGCTGGGGAAGGCCGCGGACGCCCGCCCTCAGATCGTCCTCGATGTCGGGCAGCACGTCGCCCAGGTGGGCCGCAACCCCCAGCAGAGCGCCCGCCGACACCACCCACCAGGCGGGCGGGGCGCCGCCGGGCATGCTCAGGGTGACCAGGCAGGGAAGGGCGGCGAAGCCGATCGCGTAGGGAAGCCAGGACAGCGCCGTCGCCTTCAGTCTCAGGTTGTACGCCCAGGCCGCCGCCACCCCGGTCAGATGCGCCGCACCCGCCGCCACACCGCATGCGAGCGACAGCGCCACGCACAGGAGGAGGGCGGCGGACGCCGCTCCCCACACCGCCCTCCGGCTCACCGCCCCCTGGGCGACGGGCTTTCCAGGGCGGCGGGCGTCGGCGTCGCGCCGGGCGTCGAACGCGTCGTTGCACCAGCCCACGGAGAGCTGCCCGGCCAGCACCGCCGAGGCGACCAGCAGGCAACGGCTGCCGCTCAGACCGGAACTGACGGCCAGTACGGCGATCAGCGCGGTCACCGCGCAGGAGGGCCCCGGATGGCAGGACAGCAGAAGCCCCCGCGCTGCGCCCGGCGGACGCACGACGGTGGCGGACGCCGCTGCCCCGTCCGTGGTGTCCACCCGGTGATCCTAGACAGTCCGGGGTGCTACGAACACGGCTGCCACGAACCGCAATGTGCGTTGTTTTACCCCGGTATGCCGTCAGGATGTGGTCATGACCTTTCCGAAGCGGGGGCCGGCATGACCCGGATCGTGGCCGTTCACGGGGTCCTGCCGCCGTACCGCCACACCCAGCGGGAGGTCACCGACATGACGGCGCGTACCTGTCTGCCCCCGGGGGCGGACAGGCGCCTGCTCGACCGCATCCACGCGAACGCGGGAGTGCGCACCAGGAACACCGTGCTGCCCCTGGAGCGCTACGCCGGCCTGGACGGTTTCGGGGCGGCGAACGACGTGTTCATCGGCGCCGCCGTCGAGCTGGGAGCAGAGGCGATCCGGGGTGCGCTGCGCAAGGCGGGGCTGCGTCCCGCCGACGTGGACCTCCTCATGTTCACCTCCGTCACCGGGATCGCGGCCCCCTCCGTCGACGCACGGCTCGTCGGGCGCCTCGGCCTGCGGCCCGACGTGAAGCGGCTCCCCGTCTTCGGGCTCGGCTGTGTCGCAGGGGCCGCAGGGGTCGCCCGGCTGCACGACTACCTGCTCGGCCGGCCGGGGCAGGTGGCCGTGCTCCTCTCGGTCGAGCTCTGCTCCCTCACCTTCCAGCGGGACGACCCGTCGCCCGCCAACCTGGTCGCCACAGGACTGTTCGGGGACGGTGCGGCGGCCGCGGTCCTCGTCGGCGGCGACCACGCGGCTCCCGCGGACGGACCCGAGGTGCTGGACACCCGCAGCCGCCTCTACCCGGACACCGGCCACATCATGGGGTGGGACATCCGCGAGTCCGGCTTCACCGTCGTGCTGGACCCCGCCGTCCCCGACGTCGTACGCCGCTATCTCGCCGAGGACGTCGGCGCCTTCCTGGAGCAGCACGGGCTGAAACCGAAGGACATCGCCCGCTGGGTCTGCCACCCCGGAGGCCCCAAGGTCCTGGAGGCGGTCACCGAGGCGCTGTCCCTGCCCGAGGGGGCCCTGGACGTCACCCGTCGTGCGCTGGCCGAGACCGGCAACCTCTCGTCGTCATCGGTCCTGCACGTCCTGCGCGACACCATGGAACAGCGCAGGCCCGAGCCCGGTTCGCCCGGGCTGCTGCTGGCCATGGGCCCCGGCTTCTGCTGCGAACTGGTGCTGCTGCGCTGGTAGTCCGGAGGGACACATGATCTGGTACACGGCCCTGGTGGCGGCCGTCGCGGCCGAACGCCTCGCCGAGCTGGGGCTCGCCCTGCGCAACGCGCGCTGGAGCCTCGCGCGGGGCGGCACGGAAGCCGGTCGCGGCCACTACCCGGCGATGGTCGCCCTCCACACCGGGCTGCTCGCCGCCTGCCTCGCAGAGACCTGGCGGGCGGACCGCGCCTTCGTCCCGTGGCTCGGCTGGACCATGGTGGCGGTGGTGGCCGCCGCGCAGGGGCTGCGCTGGTGGTGCATCCGCACGCTGGGCCGGCGCTGGAACACCCGGGTCATCGTCGTCCCCGGTCTCCCGCTGGTGACGGACGGGCCCTACCGGCTGCTCCGCCACCCCAACTACGTGGCGGTCGCGGCCGAAGGGGCCGCCCTGCCACTGGTGCACGGCGCCTGGGTGACCGCCGTCCTGTTCACCGTGCTCAACGCGGCCCTCATGGCCGTACGCATCCGGTGCGAGGACGACGCCCTCGCGCGCCTCGCGGAAGCCGGGGTGCGCGCGTGATCGACATCCTGGTCGCGGGCGGCGGACCGGCCGGTCTCGCGGCCGCCATCCGGGCGGCGGCGGCCGGCCTGGAGGCCGTGGTGGTGGAGCCCCGCGCCGTACCCGTGGACAAGGCCTGCGGCGAGGGCATCATGCCCAGCGGGGTGGCGGCCCTGAAGGCGCTGGGAGTCACCCCTGCCGGCCGGGAACTCCGGGGGATCCGGTACGTCCAGGGCGCCCGGCGCGCCGAGGCGCGCTTCCGCGGGAGCTCCGGGCTCGGCGTGCGGCGGACCGCACTGCACCTCGCGCTGCACCGCCGCGCGGCGGAGCTCGGGGTGCGTTTCGTCGCCGGCCGGGTGGACGGGGTGCGACAGGGGGAGGACCGCGTCACGGCGGCCGGCCTGACGGCCCGCTGGCTGATCGCCGCCGACGGACTCCACTCGCCCACGCGCCGCGCACTCGGACTCGAACGCGCCCCCGCCCCACCACGCCGGTACGGACTGCGCCGCCACTACCGGGTCGCGCCCTGGACCGACTTCGTCGAGGTGCACTGGTCCCCGCACGGCGAGGCGTACGTGACCCCCGTCGGAGACGGACTGGTCGGGGTCGCCGTGCTCAGCGGTCGACGCCGCTCCCACGAGGATCACCTCGACGCGTTCCCCGCACTGGCCCGTGCGCTGCGCGGACTGGAGGACGGCGCCGTGCGCGGCGCGGGCCCTCTGCGCCGGACCGTCAGCACGCCGGGAGCGGGCCGGGTCCTGCTCGTCGGTGACGCGGCCGGGTACGTCGACGCCCTCACCGGTGAGGGCGTCGCCCTCGCGGCGGCGACCGCCTCGGCGGCGGTGGACTGCCTCGTCGCGGGCCGGCCCGACGCGTACCCCGCACAGTGGGCCCGGCTGACCCGCCGTCATCGCCTGCTCACCCGGGCGCTGGTGGGTCTGGCGCGCCGCCCGGTCACCGCCCGGATGATCGTGCCCGCCGCCCAGCGCCTGCCCCCGCTCTTCGGCGCCGCCGTGCGCGCGCTGCAGTGAGGCGTTCGCCGGGCGCGCCGTCCGGGTCGTCGCTGCCGCCGCCGCGCACACCGCGACGGCTCTGCCATTCTGGGTGGGTGCCGCCCACCTCCCGTACCCCGCAGGCCGTCACCCCCGATCCGCCGGACCCGGCCATGAGACCGCTGATGACGCAGTCCTGGCTGGACCTCGCGTTCCTGCACTGGGCCGCCGACCCGGCCGACGTGGCGCCGCTGCTCCCCGCGGGGACCGAACCGGACACCCTGGACGGCGTCACCTACGTCGGACTGGTCGCCTTCCGCATGTACCGCGTCGGATGGCTGCGTCTGCCCGGCATCCCCTACCTCGGCACCTTCCCCGAGACCAACGTCCGGCTCTACTCGCGGGACGCGCATGGCCGGCGCGGGGTGGTCTTCCGCTCGCTCGACGCCTCGCGCCTGATCCCCGTGGCCGTCGCCCGTGCCACGTTCCGGCTCCCGTACGTCTGGTCCCGCATGGCGATCCGGCGCGAGGGCGACACACTCACCTACACCAGCAGGCGGCTGGCCCCCGGCCCCCGGGGCGCCCACAGCCGGATCGTCCTGCGCACCGGCGATCGCATCCGCACCCCCAGCGCACTCGAACACTTCGTGACGGCACGCTGGGGCATGCACAGCACCTTCCACGGACGCACGATGTACCTCCCGAACGCCCATCCCCGCTGGCCTCTGCACCGTGCGCACCTCGTCGCGTGCGACGAGGACCTCGTGGCGGCCGCAGGACTTCCCGCACCGGCCGGGCAGCCGCAGAGCGTGCTGTACTCGCCCGGCGTCCCGGTGCGCTTCGGGCGCCCGGCCCGTCCGTAGCGGACGCCGATGGTCCGACCGTGGCCCGCGGGCGCCGTCCACGGCATGTCGCCGTCCCGGCCGCCCGGGCCCCTTCTACTCTCGCCGCCACGGCACAGGAAGACGAAGGGGCGGGAGCGGCATGCAGGGAGTGGCCCGGCTGTTGTGCGGACGCCGCACCAAATGGCTCGTCGTCCTGTTCTGGATCATCATCCTCGTCCTGGCCGCTCCGCTCGCCGGGAAACTCACGGGAGCCCAGGACAACGACGCCGCGTCCTGGCTGCCGAGCAGCGCCGAGTCCACCCGGGTCTGGGAGGAGTCCAAGGAGTTCAGGCCCGAGGTCATCACGGCTGTCGTCGTGTACGCGCGTGACGGCGGCCTGACCGGCGCCGACCGGGCCCGGATCGCCGAGGACGAGCGGCAGCTCACGGCCCTGCGGGCCCACGGTGTGCGCGGCCAGGAGGTCCGCGGGCCCCTCTACGACCGGAAGACCGAGCCCGCCGCGGCCCAGATCTTCGTACCGATCACGATGGACGAGAAGGGATGGGAGCGGATCGGTCCCGCCGTCGACTCCGTACGGGATGTCGTGGGGAGCGGCGGAGGAGGGCTCGCCGTTCACATCTCCGGGCCCGGCGGAGTCGCCGCCGACTCGGCCGACGCGTTCTCCGGCATCGACTCGACCCTGCTGCTCGCCGCGCTCGGCGTCGTCATCGTCATGCTGCTGATCACCTACCGGAGCCCGACGCTGCTGGTGCTGCCCGTGGTCTCGGTGGTCGCGGCCCTCCTCACCGCGCAGGCCCTGATCTACCTCCTCGCGGCTCACGCGGGCCTCACGGTCAACGGGCAGAGCGCCGGCATCCTGACCGTCCTGGTCTTCGGCGCGGGCACCGACTACGCCCTGCTCCTCGTCGCCCGTTACCGCGAGGAGCTGCGGCGCCACGAGGACCGCCACGAGGCCATGGCCCGTGCGCTGCACCGCGCGGGGCCCGCCGTGCTGGCGAGCAGCGGCACCGTGGTGCTGAGCATGCTCGTCCTGCTGGCCGCCGAGATGAACTCGACCCGCGGCCTCGGGCCGGTGGCCGCGATCGGCGTGGCCGTCGCCCTCATCGCCATGCTCACGCTGCTGCCTGCTCTGCTGGTGATCTTCGGGCGGTGGGTCTTCTGGCCGGCCGTCCCGCACCACGGCACACCCGAGCCCACCGAGCGCGGATTCTGGGCGCGGACCGGGCGGCGGCTCGCCGCGCACCCGCGAAGGTACTGGGTGGCCACGGCCCTGGCGCTGGCGGTGCTGTCCCTCGGACTCCTCCAGTTGCGCGCGGCGGGTCTCAGCAATGCCGACTCCTTCCCCGACAAGCCGGACTCCGTCTCCGGACAGGAGGTCCAGAACCGGTACTTCCCGGCCGGGAGCGGCAGTCCGCTCGTCGTGATCGCGGCGGCCGGCCGGAGTACCGAGGTGCGGGCAGCCGTCCAGGGGACCCGGGGCGTCGTACCGGGATCCCTCGTCGTGCCGCCCGGCGCCCGCCCGGTGCAGGACGGCCGTGCCATCTTCGAGGCCACCCTCACCGACGCCGCGGACAGCGACCGGGCCGAGCGGACCGTCGAGCGGGTCAGGGGGGCCGTCCACGGGATTCCGGGCGCGGACGCGCTGGTGGGCGGTGACACGGCGGCCGCGCTCGACATGGACGCCGCCACCCGCCACGACAATCTGCTGATCATCCCGCTGGTGCTGCTGGTCGTACTGATCATCCTGGCACTGGTGCTGCGCGCCCTGCTGGCGCCCCTGCTCCTGGTCGCGACGGTGGTCCTGTCCTTCGCCGCCGCGCTCGGCATCAGCGCGCTCGCCTTCCGCCACGTCTTCGGCTACGCGGGGGAGACGACGGACTTCCCCCTCTTCGTGTTCGTGTTCCTGGTGGCACTCGGCATCGACTACAACATCTTCCTGACCACGCGGATCCGCGAGGAGGCCCTGCACCAGGGCACCCGGGCGGGGGTGGTGACAGGGCTCGCCGCCACCGGGGCGGTCATCACCTCCGCCGGACTCGTCCTGGCGGGCACCTTCGCGGCACTCGGCACCCTTCCCGTGGTCGCCTTCGCGGAGATCGGCTTCACGGTGGCCCTGGGCGTGCTCCTGGACACCTTCGTCGTGCGGTCGGTCCTGGTCACCGCCCTCTTCCTGGACATCGGCCCGCGCGTGTGGTGGCCGCACCGGATGGCCCGGGAGGACGGCTCGGCGGGGCCGGAGCCGGCTCCCGCCCCGTGACCGTCTCCGGCCGCCGTGGCCGCCCGGCCCGCCGCGCACGGCTCGCCCGGCGTATGGCCAGGGTGTAGAAAGGGGGGCATGGCCGGACGCGACGGCCGCCCGCGTTCGTTTCTCGGCATGAGAAGCCTCGCCGGTCAGGTCTTTCTCCTCCAAGTGGCGATCGTGGTGTTGCTCGTCGCAGCCGCCGTGGCCGCACTCGTGCTGCAGTCCCGCGCGGACAGCGAGCGCGAGGCCCGCAACCGCTCGGTCGCCGTAGCCGAGACCTTCGCGAACTCCCCGGGCATGGAAGCCGCCCTGAACAGCCCCGATCCCACCGCGGTGCTCCAGCCGAAGGCGGAAGCCGCGCGCAAGGGCTCCGGGGTCGACTTCATCGTCGTACTCAACCGGGACGCCATCCGCTTCACGCACCCCCTGCCCGACCGCATCGGCAAGAAGTTCGTCGGCGAGGTCGGGCCGGCACTGGACGGCCGTGTCGTCACCGAGAGGATCACCGGGACCATCGGGCCGCTGGTCCAGGCCGTCGTCCCCGTGTTCGGAGCCGACGGCAAGGTGATCGGTCTGGTGTCCGCCGGGATCACCATCAAGAGCGTCAGCGGGGTGGCCGACAACCAGTTCCCCCTCCTGTTCGGCTCGGCCGCCGGGATCCTGCTCCTCACCATGGGGGGTACGGCGCTCGTCACCCGGCGGCTGCGACGCCAGACCCACGGCCTCGGCCCGACCGAGATGACCCGGATGTACGAGCACCACGACGCCGTTCTGCATTCCGTGCGGGAGGGCGTGGTCATCGTCAGCGGCGACGGGCGGCTGCTGCTGGCGAACGACGAGGCACGAAGGCTTCTGGCCCTGCCCCCGGACGCGGACGGCAAGCCCGTCACGGACCTCGGTCTCGACCAGGTCACCACGGGTCTGCTGGCCTCGGGACGCACCGCGACCGACGAGGTGTACTCCGTCGGCGACAGGCTCCTCGCCGTCAGCCAGCGCACCACCGACAGGGACGGAGGTCCGCCGGGCAGCGTGACGACCCTCCGCGACACCACGGAACTGCAGGCCCTGTCCGGCAAGGCCGCCATGGCCCGCGGACGGCTCAAACTGCTCTACGACGCGGGCACGGAGATCGGCACCGCGCTGGACGTCATCCGGACCTGCGAGGAACTGGCCGACTTCGCCACCGCCAGATTCGCCGACTACGCCACCGTCGACCTCGCCGAGGCCGTCCTGCGCGGCGAGGAGCCGACGGCGGCCGGCGCGACCTCCCGCGGACTGCGGCGGTCCGCCTTCAGCGGACCCCGCGACGACACCGGACTCCACCCGCTGGGCTCGGTGGTCCGCTTCCTGCCGAACACGGACCTCGGGGCGGGTCTCCTCAGGGGCGAGGCGGTCCTCGTACCCGACCTGGCACAGCACTCCGGCTGGCAGCAGCACGACCCGGAGCGCGGCGCCCGGATCGTCGAATGCGGCCTCCACTCGCTGATCGCCGTCCCCATGCGGGCCAGGGGCGTGATCCTGGGAGTGGCGATGTTCTGGCGGGCCGAGCGGCCCGAACCGTTCGAGGACGAGGACCTGTCGGTCGCCGAGGAACTGGTGGCCCGCGCGGCGGTGAGCATCGACAACGCACGCCGCTACTCGCGCGAGCACAACGTCGCGGTCACTCTGCAGCGCAGCCTGCTGCCGCGCGGACTCCCCGACCAGACCGCCATCGACGCGGCCTACCGGTACCTGCCCGCGCAGGCCGGCCTGGGCGGGCTCGGCGGTGTCGGCGGCGACTGGTTCGACATCATCCCGCTGCCCGGCGCCCGGGTCGCGCTCGTGGTCGGCGACGTCGTGGGGCACGGCCTCCACGCGGCAGCCACGATGGGGCGCCTGCGCACGGCGGTCCACAACTTCTCCACCCTGGACCTGCCGCCGGACGAGCTGCTGTGGCACCTGGACGAACTGGTCGCCCGGATCGACCAGGACGAGTCGGCCGACGGCTCCGCGGGCGGCGGCGTCACCGGTGCCACCTGCCTCTACGCGATCTACGACCCGGTGTCCGGACGCTGCAGCATGGCGCGGGCCGGCCACCTCCAGCCCGTGGTCGTCAGCCCCGAGGGCGACGCGCGGTTCGCCGACGTGCCCGGTGGGCCCCCGCTGGGGCTGGGCGGCATGCCCTTCGAGACCCTCGACGTGCAGCTCGCCGAGAACAGCCGGCTGGTGCTCTACACGGACGGACTCGTCGAGGACCGGCACCGTGACATCGACGAAGGACTGGAGCTCCTGCGCTCCACGCTGGCCGGGCATCCCGAGCGGACTCCGGAGGAGACCTGCGAGGTCGTCCTGCGCACCCTGGTGCCCGCCCGCGCCCGCGACGACGTCGCGCTGCTCGTCGGCAGTACCCGCCGGATGGCCCCCGAGAACGTGGCGGAGTGGGAGGTGCCGTCCGATCCCTCGGCAGTCGCCCGGGTACGCGCCGACGTGTCCCGCAAGCTCACCGAGTGGGAGCTGGCCGAGGAGGCCTTCACGACCGAGCTGATCCTCAGTGAACTGGTCACCAACTCGATCCGCTACGCCACCGGCCCCATCGGCGTACGGCTGCTCCGAGACCGGACGCTGATCTGCGAGGTGTCCGACCGCAGCAGCACCTCCCCCCACCTGCGCCAGGCGGCCAGCACGGACGAAGGGGGCCGGGGGCTCTTCCTCGTCGCTCAGCTGGCGGAGCGCTGGGGCACCCGCTACACGGACGACGGGGGCAAGGTCATCTGGACCGAGCAGCTCCTGCAGCCGTAGGGCCCTCGGCCGGATCGTGCGGGGCCCCGGTGCACGTCGTCACAGCGGCTCCCGGAGGCAGTGGAGATAGAGGTGCGGCTCGGGCACGGCTCCGGGATGGGCGGGGGTGAACACCGCGTCGTGCTCCTGCGTGACGCTGAGGCCGGCGCCGGTCACGAGCGCCCTGCATTCCCCGGGGCCGAAACTGGTCACGCGTACCTCCTGGCCCATGAAGACGGCGTCCACGCCCTCGACGTCCAGCGGGATCGTGGCCAGTACCAGACGGCCGCCCGGCCGGAGCGCCCCGGCGAGCCGCCGGACCAGGGAACGCTGCTCGTCCCGCGACATCTGCAGGAGCGAGAAGTAGACACACACGGCGTCGAAGCCGGCCTCGGGCAGCGGGAATTCGCGGATGTCGGCGTTGCGGAACGTGGCGTCCGGGACCCGGCGGGCCGCCAGGTCGACCATGACCGCGGACACGTCGACACCCAGTACCTCGTGCCCGGCGGCCGCCAGTGTCCGGTCGGTCGGTCGGCCCGTGCCGCTGCCGACGTCCAGGATCCGGCTGTGCGGGGCCAGTTGACCCAGTAGCGTCTCCAGAGAGGCGTGATGGGCCCGCGAGCCGGCGAAAGCCGTCTCGTAGTCGGCACCGATGGCGTCGAACACGTCGGCCGCGGGCTGCCGCCGGTCTTCGGTCATGAGGACGTCCCCTTCCGGACGGTTACGGGATGCGGGCCACCGCGACGTACACGCCGCTCATCTCGGGACGCGGGGCCGGCGTGCCGCGGAACCACTCGGGGGCCGTCACCAGCCCCGGTTCGACGATGTCCATGCCCTCGAAGAACCGCTCGAACTCCGCGCGGGTGCGCAGGGCGAGCCGGATACCGCCCTTGCCGTACTCCGCCCTCCCCTGCTCGCCCCGCTCGGGGTTCACGTCCGACGCGCCCTGGGACAGGACCACGTAACTGCCCGGGCTCAGGGAGGCCGTCAGGGTGCGCACGATCCCCACGGGATCCAGGTCGTCGGGCAGGAAGTGGAGGAGCCCCAGCAGGGAGAGGGCGATGGGCCGGTCGAAGTCCAGGACCTTCCGGGCCGCGTCGATGATCGTCGCGGGTTCGAGCACGTCGGCGTGGACGTAGTCCGTCGCTCCCTCGGGGCGGCTGACGAGGAGGGCCTCCGCGTGCCGCAGCACGATCGGGTCGTTGTCGCAGTAGACGACCCGCGCGTCGGGCCTGATCTCCTGGGCGATCTGGTGCAGGTTCGGCGCCGTCGGGATGCCCGTGCCGATGTCGAGGAACTGACCGACGCCTTCACCGGCCAGCCACGCCGTCGCGCGGTTCATGAAGGCACGGTTCTGGAACGCGCCGGCCTTCGCCTCGGGCGGCAGCTGCTCGGCCACCGCCTGGTCCACCGGGTAGTTGTCCTTGCCGCCCAGCAGCGAGTCGTAGACGCGCGCCGAGTGGGGCCTGCTGGTGTCGATGGGGGGCTGAGGTATCCCGGTCGTCATGACGCGCTCCGTTGCAGATGGGTGAACCGCTCCACCTGCGAAGTCTGCCACAGCAACTCCGCTGCCAGCGGCACTCATTGAGGCGGGAGGGCAGGCCCGGGGGGAGCTTCCCCAGGGCCTGCCGCAGCGGGCTGTCAGTTGCCTCCGACCAGGCCGTGCGCGGGCACGGTCACCGTGCGCGCCCCGGGCCTGCCGCCCAGGACCACCTTGCGCAGGGCGCTGTTGTTGGTCAGGTTCGTCTCCTTGAGGCGCTTCTCCGGATTGGCCAGTACCTGGATGTAGTACGTGCCGTTCGCCAGGCCGGTGATGTCGAAGGACTGGCCAGGCAGGTCCTGGGTGTAGGTGTCACCGGACCCGATGTCGAGCACCTCCCGGACGGAGATGGAGTTCTCCTGGCCACAGGCGGTGGAGAGATCGGTGTTGCCCGGGTGCCAGTTGGCGTTCTTCACCGTGTAGTCGACGGCGTCCGTGTTGGCCAGGCAGAAGGCCTCCTTCCCGCTGCGCACGGTCTCCTTCTTGTCCGCCTTCAGGAGCCGGTAGCTCGCGAAGTCGGTGAAGTGCCAGTGCATGTGCCCCGGCCGGGGGTCCCACTCCATGGTGCCGGTCGGCGCGTACCCCACTTGCTTGCCCTTGGCGTCGTAGAAGTACTGATAGGCGTCCATCAGCTCCTTTCCGGGCTTGCGGAAGCCGTCGACCACGAGCTGGGCGGGGCCGGCGTTCCAGACGTTCGCGCTGAACGCCAGGTAGTCCCGGCCCGGGGTGGCGGGGTCGCCCCCGCCGATGGTGATGCCGTAGGCCGGCAGGGAGCGCAGGTCGGGCTTGGGCACGTCCGGAACCGTTGCCCTGCCGGTCGGACGTGCGGCCTCCGGCTGCGCCGCGGGTGCCCGGCGGGAGCCGTCCGTGCGGCCGGGCCCATCGCCGGTGGTGGCCCGGAGGCCCTGGCGCTTCACGGCCCAGGGCACGGCGGCGGGGGCGGGCGGGAAGGGGCCGTGGCCCACGTTGTACGAGGGCCCGGCGCCGGTCGTCGGGGCCACCGGCGCGGGTGTGCGTGCCGGCGCCATGCCGGAGTGGCCGGTGTGGTCCATGTGCCCGGAACCGTGCGCGGCGTGGGCTCCGGCGGCGGGGGCGGTCGGGTTCTCCTCCTCGAAACTGCGCTCACGCACGGTCAGGCGGATCTTCTGCGGCTTGTCGGCGATTTTGAACAGATCGCGGTAGCGCTTGGTCACGGCCACTTCGGCGGTGTACTTGCCGGCCGGGATCAGGACGGGCTTCCCGTAGTAGCCGGCGTAGGTGTTGGCGGCCCAGCCGTTCTCGACGCCCCACACCGAACCGAGCGTGAACGGGTTCGTGGGACAGCTCTCGGGGTACTTCGACCGCGCGGGTGCGTCCGGACGGATGCGGCCCGACGCGTTGTTCGGGCAGAACGACTCCGTGCGGGTCACGACGGTCTTGCCGGAGGCGTCCCGGACCGTGATCCGGATGAAGTCCGTGAGCCCGGTGAAGTCCTTCACCACACCCTTGGGCAGCACCTTCGTCCGGGTCTTCCTCCCCTCGTGGACGACCTGTGCGGCGACGACCGGATCGTTGTAGCCCTTCCGGGTGACCCGCAGTTCGAACGGGCCGCCCGCCGCGGTGAGGTACGTGCCGAGGTCCAGGTAGACGCCCGGCTCCTCCTTCCAGGAGTCGAGCGTCACCGACGTCGATGCGGCGACCAGGCCGAGCTGCGGGACCGGCCCGGCCTTCTTGCCGTCCGGTGCGGCGGCGACGACGCCGGCGGTCACCGTGATCGCGGCGGCGGCGGCGACCACCGGACGCCACAGGCGGTTGCGGGGGGTTCTGATGCTCATCGTTCTCCGATGTCCGGGTGCCCCGTGGGGCCGATGGAATCGCTTTGCCGGTGAGAGACGGCATCTGCCACCGCGGTTGTCCGAAGGCCCACGAAACACGCATGATTGGCCGGAATCACGCATCGAAGCATGTAATGAGACATTTTCGCGTCGTTTTACCCGTGATCTTGTGATGGGTGTGCTATCAGCCGCCCGTCCTCCATGACCGGTGTCGGGCGCGAAACGGGCGCCGTTCCCGCCGAAGCGGA from Streptomyces sp. NBC_01341 includes these protein-coding regions:
- a CDS encoding type III polyketide synthase; the encoded protein is MTRIVAVHGVLPPYRHTQREVTDMTARTCLPPGADRRLLDRIHANAGVRTRNTVLPLERYAGLDGFGAANDVFIGAAVELGAEAIRGALRKAGLRPADVDLLMFTSVTGIAAPSVDARLVGRLGLRPDVKRLPVFGLGCVAGAAGVARLHDYLLGRPGQVAVLLSVELCSLTFQRDDPSPANLVATGLFGDGAAAAVLVGGDHAAPADGPEVLDTRSRLYPDTGHIMGWDIRESGFTVVLDPAVPDVVRRYLAEDVGAFLEQHGLKPKDIARWVCHPGGPKVLEAVTEALSLPEGALDVTRRALAETGNLSSSSVLHVLRDTMEQRRPEPGSPGLLLAMGPGFCCELVLLRW
- a CDS encoding NAD(P)/FAD-dependent oxidoreductase, with amino-acid sequence MIDILVAGGGPAGLAAAIRAAAAGLEAVVVEPRAVPVDKACGEGIMPSGVAALKALGVTPAGRELRGIRYVQGARRAEARFRGSSGLGVRRTALHLALHRRAAELGVRFVAGRVDGVRQGEDRVTAAGLTARWLIAADGLHSPTRRALGLERAPAPPRRYGLRRHYRVAPWTDFVEVHWSPHGEAYVTPVGDGLVGVAVLSGRRRSHEDHLDAFPALARALRGLEDGAVRGAGPLRRTVSTPGAGRVLLVGDAAGYVDALTGEGVALAAATASAAVDCLVAGRPDAYPAQWARLTRRHRLLTRALVGLARRPVTARMIVPAAQRLPPLFGAAVRALQ
- a CDS encoding isoprenylcysteine carboxyl methyltransferase family protein; this encodes MIWYTALVAAVAAERLAELGLALRNARWSLARGGTEAGRGHYPAMVALHTGLLAACLAETWRADRAFVPWLGWTMVAVVAAAQGLRWWCIRTLGRRWNTRVIVVPGLPLVTDGPYRLLRHPNYVAVAAEGAALPLVHGAWVTAVLFTVLNAALMAVRIRCEDDALARLAEAGVRA
- a CDS encoding MMPL family transporter, whose translation is MQGVARLLCGRRTKWLVVLFWIIILVLAAPLAGKLTGAQDNDAASWLPSSAESTRVWEESKEFRPEVITAVVVYARDGGLTGADRARIAEDERQLTALRAHGVRGQEVRGPLYDRKTEPAAAQIFVPITMDEKGWERIGPAVDSVRDVVGSGGGGLAVHISGPGGVAADSADAFSGIDSTLLLAALGVVIVMLLITYRSPTLLVLPVVSVVAALLTAQALIYLLAAHAGLTVNGQSAGILTVLVFGAGTDYALLLVARYREELRRHEDRHEAMARALHRAGPAVLASSGTVVLSMLVLLAAEMNSTRGLGPVAAIGVAVALIAMLTLLPALLVIFGRWVFWPAVPHHGTPEPTERGFWARTGRRLAAHPRRYWVATALALAVLSLGLLQLRAAGLSNADSFPDKPDSVSGQEVQNRYFPAGSGSPLVVIAAAGRSTEVRAAVQGTRGVVPGSLVVPPGARPVQDGRAIFEATLTDAADSDRAERTVERVRGAVHGIPGADALVGGDTAAALDMDAATRHDNLLIIPLVLLVVLIILALVLRALLAPLLLVATVVLSFAAALGISALAFRHVFGYAGETTDFPLFVFVFLVALGIDYNIFLTTRIREEALHQGTRAGVVTGLAATGAVITSAGLVLAGTFAALGTLPVVAFAEIGFTVALGVLLDTFVVRSVLVTALFLDIGPRVWWPHRMAREDGSAGPEPAPAP
- a CDS encoding UbiA family prenyltransferase is translated as MDTTDGAAASATVVRPPGAARGLLLSCHPGPSCAVTALIAVLAVSSGLSGSRCLLVASAVLAGQLSVGWCNDAFDARRDADARRPGKPVAQGAVSRRAVWGAASAALLLCVALSLACGVAAGAAHLTGVAAAWAYNLRLKATALSWLPYAIGFAALPCLVTLSMPGGAPPAWWVVSAGALLGVAAHLGDVLPDIEDDLRAGVRGLPQRWGPVRSRLLLPVPLVAATAVLVFGPPGGPGGPSVVALAAVALCGTVATAAGAAPRRDGTRRKAALAGTVVVASADVALLLARGSGIA
- a CDS encoding YqjF family protein; translation: MRPLMTQSWLDLAFLHWAADPADVAPLLPAGTEPDTLDGVTYVGLVAFRMYRVGWLRLPGIPYLGTFPETNVRLYSRDAHGRRGVVFRSLDASRLIPVAVARATFRLPYVWSRMAIRREGDTLTYTSRRLAPGPRGAHSRIVLRTGDRIRTPSALEHFVTARWGMHSTFHGRTMYLPNAHPRWPLHRAHLVACDEDLVAAAGLPAPAGQPQSVLYSPGVPVRFGRPARP